A portion of the Juglans microcarpa x Juglans regia isolate MS1-56 chromosome 1D, Jm3101_v1.0, whole genome shotgun sequence genome contains these proteins:
- the LOC121258167 gene encoding nuclear poly(A) polymerase 4-like isoform X2 — MVSSEGLSPSPASASKQHGVTKPISTAGPSEADRQRNKELEKFLVDAGLYERKEEAAKREEVLGRIRQIVKDWVKQLTRLRGYTDQMVEDANAVILTFGSYRLGVHGPGTDIDTLCVGPSYVNREEDFFFILHNILAEMEEVTELQPVPDAHVPVMKFKFDGIPIDLLYASISLLVVPEDLDISDVSVLYNVDEPTVRSLNGCRVADQILKLVPNVKHFCTTLRCLKFWAKRRGVYSNVTGFLGGVNWALLVARVCQLYPNAVPSMLVSRFFRVYTQWRWPNPVMLCAIEEDKLGFSVWDPRKNPRDRTHHMPIITPAYPCMNSSYNVSTSTLRVMMEQFQLGNKFCEEIELNKAQWSALFKPYLFFESYKNYLQVDIVAADVDDLLAWKGWVESRLRQLTLMIERDTLGKLQCHPYPHEYVDTSKQCAHCAFFMGLQRKQGEMIQEGQQFDIRGTVDEFRQSVNMYMFWKPGMEIYVSHVRRRQIPSYVFPDGYKRSRPSRPTAQQQANKPSHEYGEVGRTGSGERCLKRKNDTDVQGIPEKGRSITPQSQGSISPENGSSERCLKRKNGTDVQGIREKGRCITPQREDSISPEIITDEFSSVSPEQMASHMVGNKASAETNRILQGYNSKVEGLATNGLRTGIGSVSRELRWIDGDKGSAGELAEAEKGMLCQETETACASNSSIITTPTSEGSFCEDSGFVPVAGSSVGESIAGANNLGSSLGDLCEAHSMLPLEDGCVNCDGVLRDGSLEELEPNAALEMVINASGGVNSEAVQKQVLSSRLSLTTTA, encoded by the exons ATGGTGAGTTCAGAGGGGCTGAGTCCTTCGCCGGCTTCGGCATCGAAGCAACACGGCGTGACGAAGCCAATATCAACGGCGGGGCCCAGTGAAGCCGATAGACAGAGAAACAAAGAACTGGAGAAG TTCTTGGTGGATGCTGGGCTTTACGAGAGAAAAGAGGAAGCTGCCAAGAGAGAGGAGGTTCTTGGTCGAATTCGCCAG attgtaaaagaTTGGGTGAAGCAACTTACTCGGCTGAGAGGATACACTGATCAAATGGTGGAGGATGCAAATGCTGTCATTCTTACTTTTGGTTCTTATCGACTCGGG GTACATGGTCCTGGGACTGACATAGACACGTTGTGTGTGGGGCCATCATATGTGAATCGGGAg GAAGACTTCTTCTTTATATTGCATAACATCCTGGCAGAAATGGAAGAAGTCACAGAACTGCAACCAGTTCCAGATGCTCATGTCCCAGTAATGAAATTCAAGTTTGATGGAATACCCATTGACCTTCTTTATGCAAGTATTTCTCTCTTGGTTGTACCAGAA GACTTGGACATCTCTGATGTCTCTGTATTGTACAATGTTGATGAGCCCACTGTTCGAAGTCTTAATGGCTGCAGGGTTGCTGATCAAATTTTGAAGCTTGTTCCAAATGTCAAG CATTTTTGTACCACACTCCGGTGCTTGAAGTTTTGGGCCAAGAGGCGTGGTGTTTATTCCAAT GTGACTGGATTTCTTGGGGGTGTTAACTGGGCCCTTCTTGTAGCTCGTGTATGCCAGCTCTATCCTAATGCAGTTCCCAGTATGCTTGTTTCTCGATTTTTTAGGGTCTATACACAGTGGCGTTGGCCGAACCCTGTGATGTTATGTGCAATTGAAGAGGACAAACTTGGATTTTCTGTTTGGGATCCACGGAAGAACCCTCGAGACCGGACTCATCACATGCCCATCATAACGCCTGCTTACCCTTGCATGAATTCTAGCTACAACGTTTCGACAAGCACTCTCAGGGTTATGATGGAGCAATTCCAACTTGGTAACAAATTTTGTGAG GAGATTGAACTCAATAAAGCCCAATGGAGTGCTCTGTTTAAACCATACTTGTTCTTTGAAAGCTATAAGAACTACCTTCAGGTAGACATAGTTGCAGCTGATGTCGATGACTTGCTTGCTTGGAAAGGCTGGGTGGAATCCAGGCTGCGGCAATTGACTCTGATG ATTGAGCGAGACACGTTGGGGAAGTTGCAGTGCCATCCTTATCCTCATGAGTATGTGGATACATCCAAGCAGTGTGCCCATTGTGCTTTCTTTATGGGTTTGCAAAGGAAACAGGGGGAGATGATTCAAGAAGGTCAGCAGTTTGATATCCGTGGGACCGTAGATGAATTCAGGCAGTCTGTAAACATGTACATGTTTTGGAAACCAGGGATGGAAATTTATGTTTCACATGTTCGTAGAAGGCAGATCCCTTCATATGTGTTCCCCGATGGTTATAAACGATCTCGACCATCGAGGCCAACTGCCCAGCAGCAGGCCAATAAACCCTCTCATGAATATGGTGAAGTTGGTAGGACTGGCTCTGGTGAGAGATGCCTTAAGAGGAAAAATGATACTGATGTGCAAGGTATCCCTGAAAAAGGGCGATCTATAACCCCTCAGAGTCAGGGTTCAATTTCTCCTGAGAATGGCTCCAGTGAGAGATGCCTTAAGAGGAAAAATGGTACTGATGTGCAAGGTATCCGTGAAAAAGGGCGATGTATTACCCCACAGAGAGAGGATTCGATTTCTCCTGAGATTATTACTGATGAGTTCAGTAGTGTGTCTCCAGAGCAAATGGCGTCTCATATGGTGGGAAACAAAGCATCTGCTGAAACAAACAGAATATTGCAGGGTTATAACAGTAAGGTGGAAGGTCTGGCAACAAATGGATTGAGAACTGGGATTGGATCTGTTAGCCGAGAGCTGCGCTGGATTGACGGTGATAAAGGTTCTGCTGGGGAGCTAGCTGAAGCAGAAAAAGGGATGCTATGCCAAGAAACTGAGACTGCATGTGCATCAAATTCGAGCATAATAACAACTCCTACTAGTGAGGGCAGTTTTTGTGAGGATTCTGGATTTGTACCAGTGGCAGGTAGCAGTGTGGGAGAAAGCATTGCAGGGGCTAATAACCTGGGTTCTTCTCTGGGCGATTTGTGTGAAGCACATTCCATGTTGCCTTTGGAGGATGGATGTGTTAATTGTGATGGAGTTTTGCGAGATGGATCGCTGGAAGAGTTAGAG CCAAATGCTGCACTTGAGATGGTGATAAATGCATCAGGTGGTGTGAACTCAGAAGCTGTGCAGAAACAAGTGTTAAG tAGCAGATTGAGTTTAACAACTACGGCATGA
- the LOC121258167 gene encoding nuclear poly(A) polymerase 4-like isoform X1: MVSSEGLSPSPASASKQHGVTKPISTAGPSEADRQRNKELEKFLVDAGLYERKEEAAKREEVLGRIRQIVKDWVKQLTRLRGYTDQMVEDANAVILTFGSYRLGVHGPGTDIDTLCVGPSYVNREEDFFFILHNILAEMEEVTELQPVPDAHVPVMKFKFDGIPIDLLYASISLLVVPEDLDISDVSVLYNVDEPTVRSLNGCRVADQILKLVPNVKHFCTTLRCLKFWAKRRGVYSNVTGFLGGVNWALLVARVCQLYPNAVPSMLVSRFFRVYTQWRWPNPVMLCAIEEDKLGFSVWDPRKNPRDRTHHMPIITPAYPCMNSSYNVSTSTLRVMMEQFQLGNKFCEEIELNKAQWSALFKPYLFFESYKNYLQVDIVAADVDDLLAWKGWVESRLRQLTLMIERDTLGKLQCHPYPHEYVDTSKQCAHCAFFMGLQRKQGEMIQEGQQFDIRGTVDEFRQSVNMYMFWKPGMEIYVSHVRRRQIPSYVFPDGYKRSRPSRPTAQQQANKPSHEYGEVGRTGSGERCLKRKNDTDVQGIPEKGRSITPQSQGSISPENGSSERCLKRKNGTDVQGIREKGRCITPQREDSISPEIITDEFSSVSPEQMASHMVGNKASAETNRILQGYNSKVEGLATNGLRTGIGSVSRELRWIDGDKGSAGELAEAEKGMLCQETETACASNSSIITTPTSEGSFCEDSGFVPVAGSSVGESIAGANNLGSSLGDLCEAHSMLPLEDGCVNCDGVLRDGSLEELEPNAALEMVINASGGVNSEAVQKQVLRHACMVYLAKSKPISTN, translated from the exons ATGGTGAGTTCAGAGGGGCTGAGTCCTTCGCCGGCTTCGGCATCGAAGCAACACGGCGTGACGAAGCCAATATCAACGGCGGGGCCCAGTGAAGCCGATAGACAGAGAAACAAAGAACTGGAGAAG TTCTTGGTGGATGCTGGGCTTTACGAGAGAAAAGAGGAAGCTGCCAAGAGAGAGGAGGTTCTTGGTCGAATTCGCCAG attgtaaaagaTTGGGTGAAGCAACTTACTCGGCTGAGAGGATACACTGATCAAATGGTGGAGGATGCAAATGCTGTCATTCTTACTTTTGGTTCTTATCGACTCGGG GTACATGGTCCTGGGACTGACATAGACACGTTGTGTGTGGGGCCATCATATGTGAATCGGGAg GAAGACTTCTTCTTTATATTGCATAACATCCTGGCAGAAATGGAAGAAGTCACAGAACTGCAACCAGTTCCAGATGCTCATGTCCCAGTAATGAAATTCAAGTTTGATGGAATACCCATTGACCTTCTTTATGCAAGTATTTCTCTCTTGGTTGTACCAGAA GACTTGGACATCTCTGATGTCTCTGTATTGTACAATGTTGATGAGCCCACTGTTCGAAGTCTTAATGGCTGCAGGGTTGCTGATCAAATTTTGAAGCTTGTTCCAAATGTCAAG CATTTTTGTACCACACTCCGGTGCTTGAAGTTTTGGGCCAAGAGGCGTGGTGTTTATTCCAAT GTGACTGGATTTCTTGGGGGTGTTAACTGGGCCCTTCTTGTAGCTCGTGTATGCCAGCTCTATCCTAATGCAGTTCCCAGTATGCTTGTTTCTCGATTTTTTAGGGTCTATACACAGTGGCGTTGGCCGAACCCTGTGATGTTATGTGCAATTGAAGAGGACAAACTTGGATTTTCTGTTTGGGATCCACGGAAGAACCCTCGAGACCGGACTCATCACATGCCCATCATAACGCCTGCTTACCCTTGCATGAATTCTAGCTACAACGTTTCGACAAGCACTCTCAGGGTTATGATGGAGCAATTCCAACTTGGTAACAAATTTTGTGAG GAGATTGAACTCAATAAAGCCCAATGGAGTGCTCTGTTTAAACCATACTTGTTCTTTGAAAGCTATAAGAACTACCTTCAGGTAGACATAGTTGCAGCTGATGTCGATGACTTGCTTGCTTGGAAAGGCTGGGTGGAATCCAGGCTGCGGCAATTGACTCTGATG ATTGAGCGAGACACGTTGGGGAAGTTGCAGTGCCATCCTTATCCTCATGAGTATGTGGATACATCCAAGCAGTGTGCCCATTGTGCTTTCTTTATGGGTTTGCAAAGGAAACAGGGGGAGATGATTCAAGAAGGTCAGCAGTTTGATATCCGTGGGACCGTAGATGAATTCAGGCAGTCTGTAAACATGTACATGTTTTGGAAACCAGGGATGGAAATTTATGTTTCACATGTTCGTAGAAGGCAGATCCCTTCATATGTGTTCCCCGATGGTTATAAACGATCTCGACCATCGAGGCCAACTGCCCAGCAGCAGGCCAATAAACCCTCTCATGAATATGGTGAAGTTGGTAGGACTGGCTCTGGTGAGAGATGCCTTAAGAGGAAAAATGATACTGATGTGCAAGGTATCCCTGAAAAAGGGCGATCTATAACCCCTCAGAGTCAGGGTTCAATTTCTCCTGAGAATGGCTCCAGTGAGAGATGCCTTAAGAGGAAAAATGGTACTGATGTGCAAGGTATCCGTGAAAAAGGGCGATGTATTACCCCACAGAGAGAGGATTCGATTTCTCCTGAGATTATTACTGATGAGTTCAGTAGTGTGTCTCCAGAGCAAATGGCGTCTCATATGGTGGGAAACAAAGCATCTGCTGAAACAAACAGAATATTGCAGGGTTATAACAGTAAGGTGGAAGGTCTGGCAACAAATGGATTGAGAACTGGGATTGGATCTGTTAGCCGAGAGCTGCGCTGGATTGACGGTGATAAAGGTTCTGCTGGGGAGCTAGCTGAAGCAGAAAAAGGGATGCTATGCCAAGAAACTGAGACTGCATGTGCATCAAATTCGAGCATAATAACAACTCCTACTAGTGAGGGCAGTTTTTGTGAGGATTCTGGATTTGTACCAGTGGCAGGTAGCAGTGTGGGAGAAAGCATTGCAGGGGCTAATAACCTGGGTTCTTCTCTGGGCGATTTGTGTGAAGCACATTCCATGTTGCCTTTGGAGGATGGATGTGTTAATTGTGATGGAGTTTTGCGAGATGGATCGCTGGAAGAGTTAGAG CCAAATGCTGCACTTGAGATGGTGATAAATGCATCAGGTGGTGTGAACTCAGAAGCTGTGCAGAAACAAGTGTTAAG GCATGCTTGCATGGTCTACCTCGCGAAGTCAAAACCAATCAGCACCAACTAA
- the LOC121260170 gene encoding auxin-responsive protein IAA7-like codes for MDGSSRNDVCPQFLDLVPKERAWLVNRDEQRRRGLSEENKLELRLGPPGEDWSMTDNTMKNQTQSSESLLSLGYFSPTTSMTQNTSINNNSNGSQTQMFSSSENPVGAVNLSSPWSSSAFQGKTQHNQKQTKAPSFLQVPSTLQSLPVLSQEASQPRCSNVLELQSAEKKAFSQSSAMTAMPNSSQKRTAPSPVVGWPPIRSFRKNLASSSSSRPASESQNAVPDKVPCKKPVESCTKGLFVKINMDGVPIGRKVDLKAYDSYEHLSSAVDELFRGLLAAQRDSRECGIQNKQEEDKAITGLLDGRGEYTLVYEDNEGDRMLVGDVPWHMFVSTVKRLRVLKSSELSALSLGSSKQVKVSSLESPRR; via the exons ATGGATGGATCATCCAGAAATGATGTCTGCCCTCAGTTCTTAGATTTGGTTCCCAAAGAGAGAGCGTGGCTGGTCAACAGAGATGAACAAAGAAGGCGTGGTCTTTCAGAGGAGAACAAGTTAGAGCTTAGGCTTGGTCCTCCGGGTGAGGACTGGTCTATGACAGATAATACAATGAAAAACCAAACACAGAGTAGCGAGTCTCTACTCTCTCTTGGGTACTTCTCTCCCACTACTTCCATGACCCAAAACACTAGCATTAATAACAACAGCAATGGAAGCCAAACACAGATGTTCTCTTCCTCTGAAAACCCTGTAGGGGCTGTTAATTTGTCATCTCCATGGTCTTCTTCAGCTTTCCAGGGAAAGACCCAGCACAATCAAAAGCAGACAAAAGCTCCATCTTTTCTTCAGGTACCGTCAACACTTCAGAGCTTGCCGGTTTTGTCTCAGGAAGCGTCGCAGCCCCGTTGCAGTAACGTGTTAGAGTTGCAGAGTGCAGAGAAGAAAGCATTTTCACAATCTTCTGCAATGACAGCTATGCCCAACAGCTCCCAAAAAAG GACTGCTCCTTCTCCAGTCGTGGGTTGGCCCCCAATTCGATCATTCAGGAAGAACCTAGCAAGCAGTAGCTCTTCAAGACCAGCTTCTGAGTCGCAAAATGCGGTCCCAGACAAGGTTCCCTGTAAAAAACCGGTTGAGTCTTGCACCAAAGGCCTATTCGTGAAGATCAATATGGATGGAGTCCCAATTGGGAGAAAAGTGGATCTCAAAGCCTATGACAGTTATGAGCATCTCTCCTCTGCTGTTGATGAACTCTTCAGAGGCCTACTTGCAG CTCAAAGAGATTCCCGAGAGTGTGGAATCCAGAACAAGCAAGAGGAAGACAAAGCAATTACCGGTTTATTGGACGGAAGGGGTGAATATACTCTTGTTTATGAGGATAATGAAGGAGACAGGATGCTTGTTGGGGATGTCCCATGGCA CATGTTTGTATCTACCGTGAAGAGGCTGCGGGTGCTGAAGAGCTCTGAACTTTCTGCTCTTAGCC TTGGCAGCAGCAAGCAAGTCAAGGTATCATCACTTGAATCTCCAAGGaggtga